In Lycium ferocissimum isolate CSIRO_LF1 chromosome 7, AGI_CSIRO_Lferr_CH_V1, whole genome shotgun sequence, the sequence TCAATAAgtctaaaaaataaatcatctaCAAAAAACATATGAAACAAGAGAGGAAATGTAGTGACAAACAAAAGAGGACttgtatttaattaattacttgaCCGGGACGAGGCAACTGGCATTGTAGTATAGAATTCTGAATCATGTCTACACTTACTGTACTCCCTCCAATATTGTAAGCTGActggaaaaattaaaagtttactTGGTTAAAAAGAACTACTTACACAGCAAACTGTCATCATATTAACAGAATCTTCTTACCTTTAGAAGTAAAGATGCTCTCTTGAGATTACTTTTTGGAATCCCATGAACCAAAAATGCCTGCAACATACACAATGCTGGTTCATAATTTTTTACATTTTAATAGAAATCAGGATTACacagtaaaataaaaatagaaaaccttACATGCATTACTAGTGCATTGTGGACATTAATCCAAAAAGCTAGTTTCTCTTCATGTCTCATTTCCTTAGGAGCAACTTCTTCCAACTTTGTGACTAGATACCTGCATTGGTAAGTTTAAGACTAATTCAGAGTTGCACAACTCTGCAAGCTTACTGAAAGATCAAAAGATACACCAAACGGAAATTTAATTTGTACTTGTAATAGACCACTTTCTATAGAAGCTATCAACACTAAAATACCATCAATAGTCATGTAAATGTACTTATAATCATCATAATGCAGAAGAGTGGTTTAAGATTATGATGTCTTATATCTAAGAGGTAAAATATAAGCTTACCTAAATTGTTTTAGCATTTCCTCAACACCATCTAAGCTGTGACTATCTCGACAAAGCCCTTGCACCTCAACCATTCTAACAAGGAATCCGATAAATCCCTTCGAGTCTTCAAAGTGGAACGGATTGTTCAACGAATCAGATGATGAAGTTTCTATGCATTGATTCATATCACTCTGATTTTGTGGAAAAGATTCCAGTGTTGACGATGAGACTGAGATGGGAGACGAACTTAAATTATGGCTGAAGAAAGGCGGATCAGCAAGCTGAGAATATATGGCTGAAATGCACTTGATCATTTCTTCAGATAACCGGCCTGGCGAGTTATGATAATTATTAGAACAACTATCAACTTGATGCTCCGTGAGACTCCCATTTGAAGTTGATGGCTGAGCATGCTGGTTGCAAACATGATAAAATTTCCATTATTAATTACTCTACAATGCATATTAATAAAACATAGTTCATGTATTCTTTACAGAGtggtaaatgaaataaaacaaaattaagatGAATAATCTGGTTAGCAGCAAGGTAATTGATCCACAatcaaagaagaaaatgtgCAATATTAATCCCCTCAACCTCAAAATGATCCCTTGGATAAACAGGTTACTTAGGCTTGAAAGGATTGTTATACGCCCGTCACAGCCAAGAGTATTGTCAGGACACGCCTAActtcaaccccaaaagctaagTCGTGAGGTGAAAGAGCGCAGACAGCTGGGTTGCAGACCGCTTATAAGCTGCTTAGGCCCCCCTCCCTGTCCAATTTGGGAGGGGGTCACACCCGAATCCCAGCACCCTTGCTACCAACCGACTACCCGACTCGGCTATGTCACTGGCTCGGAGCAAGGCCGAGgccggctctgataccactctaTCACGACGGATGCCCCTTAACTTCAACCTCAAAATTTAGCTCATGAGTTGAAGGGTTGCCGACGGCTTACAAGCTGCCCAGGCCTCCCGCTCCAGCTCATGAGTCAACGCTATTATCCAGATCCCAGTAAGTAACAAGAATTGTGGTTCACaacccaacaataacaacataccaagTGTGGTCTCACAAGTGGGGTCCAGAGAGGGTGGGAtgttgtacgcaaaccttacccctacctttgtgggatAGAGAGGTTATTTCCGATTGATCCTTCGCTCTAGAAAAGCATTTTTCAGAACAGGTTTGGAAAGTACAATTGTGGTTCAGAACCCATAAACTAAAGTCCTACCGCCTCTactattgttgatgattatagtTACAAGAGCTTGTTGCAAAACAAAATGGCATGGTTGTTTTTTTAGCAGTACTTACCTCAAGCATTGATAAAGGCATAGAATGGTATGAATCTGCAGCATCAGCAAGAGCTGCAACTGAGGGTGAAGCTCTGAATGAACAAGCAGCATGCGATAGGGAAGAGTGGCATCTCAAAATGGTTGAGTCAATTAGTTTTTGTGTGTCATCATCACAATCTTTGATTGGATTACTCAAAGGTGGCAAAATAGGACTAGTATTAGTTTTTGGATTTTCCTTCAACTTGCCATTTTGCTCCTTGACTTCTGCAAACTTGATt encodes:
- the LOC132064971 gene encoding uncharacterized protein LOC132064971, with protein sequence MKTMEEVKISEFCKSSSYHLNLDTGLVKNYVELKRRQLHCGKRHDSTEEEINPAHEDLVREIALLELDIICLEKYLLSMYRKTFAQRLESLSMKDDTTKTISTPKEIKFAEVKEQNGKLKENPKTNTSPILPPLSNPIKDCDDDTQKLIDSTILRCHSSLSHAACSFRASPSVAALADAADSYHSMPLSMLEHAQPSTSNGSLTEHQVDSCSNNYHNSPGRLSEEMIKCISAIYSQLADPPFFSHNLSSSPISVSSSTLESFPQNQSDMNQCIETSSSDSLNNPFHFEDSKGFIGFLVRMVEVQGLCRDSHSLDGVEEMLKQFRYLVTKLEEVAPKEMRHEEKLAFWINVHNALVMHAFLVHGIPKSNLKRASLLLKSAYNIGGSTVSVDMIQNSILQCQLPRPGQWLQSLFFTKQRFKAGDARKGYAIEHPDPRLRFALCTGNHSDPVLRLYTSKRVFEELEVAKDDYIQANIRVQKEQKLVLPKNVESYIKEVNLSPSGLFETIELALPSYLRKKFQQPAQRKLWKKIDWIPHNFTFRYLISGELVE